In the Kribbella sp. NBC_00482 genome, one interval contains:
- a CDS encoding ABC transporter substrate-binding protein — MTLTSRRTFLGAAAGALAAAGLPSLTGCAKDSGGSNAGGSGSGSGVINVWGGVPAANGPQKLIDAFQQANPKIKVNYTQFVNDAGGNLKLDTALQGGAPIDVFFTYAFENVAKRSASKQLLDLTGLVKGDSGLQKLASPEFTPAVDGKVFCLPTAAEPGVVFINKTMLEAAGIEVPTQWTVEEYHEIARKLSANKVRGSFASPKVAIPALGADAVYTADGKANFTNPAWLAEAKLTEAMAKDGSAFPEKQVISQQLQAYSQNVFLGGQAVLWTTAAFSLRYVNNAEQYPHDFITTFAPLPTPVGVKDAWNTGAYDNFISIAQKSKKQDAAWTFVRFWLGDGAKFLLPAGKVSPTSPDTTDQLVSGLLGAEPEKRYDVEAFKSVYFSPSIKMGVPKVFAGAAEIASAQTKVTQQLRLGQITAEQWTSTMQQQATAAIGKSGR; from the coding sequence ATGACACTCACATCTCGACGCACCTTTCTCGGTGCGGCGGCAGGTGCCCTCGCGGCGGCCGGCCTGCCCTCGCTGACCGGCTGCGCGAAGGATTCCGGCGGATCGAACGCCGGCGGCAGCGGTTCCGGATCCGGGGTGATCAACGTCTGGGGCGGCGTACCCGCGGCGAACGGACCGCAGAAGCTGATCGACGCGTTCCAGCAGGCGAACCCGAAGATCAAGGTCAACTACACGCAGTTTGTGAACGACGCCGGCGGCAACCTCAAGCTGGACACCGCATTGCAGGGCGGTGCGCCGATCGACGTGTTCTTCACGTATGCGTTCGAGAACGTCGCGAAGCGGTCGGCGTCGAAGCAGTTGCTGGACCTGACCGGTTTGGTCAAGGGGGACAGCGGTCTGCAGAAGCTCGCTTCGCCGGAGTTCACCCCGGCCGTCGACGGCAAGGTGTTCTGCCTGCCCACCGCGGCCGAGCCGGGGGTGGTCTTCATCAACAAGACCATGCTGGAGGCGGCCGGCATCGAGGTGCCGACGCAGTGGACGGTCGAGGAGTACCACGAGATCGCCCGGAAGCTGAGTGCGAACAAGGTGCGCGGTTCCTTCGCCTCCCCGAAGGTGGCGATTCCGGCGCTCGGCGCGGACGCGGTGTACACGGCTGACGGCAAGGCGAACTTCACCAACCCGGCCTGGCTCGCAGAGGCGAAGCTGACCGAGGCGATGGCGAAGGACGGCTCGGCCTTCCCCGAGAAGCAGGTCATCTCGCAGCAGTTGCAGGCGTACTCGCAGAACGTGTTCCTCGGCGGCCAGGCCGTGCTGTGGACGACCGCGGCCTTCAGCCTGCGGTACGTCAACAATGCCGAGCAGTACCCGCACGACTTCATCACCACTTTCGCGCCGCTGCCGACCCCCGTAGGAGTCAAGGACGCCTGGAACACCGGTGCCTACGACAACTTCATCTCCATCGCCCAGAAGTCGAAGAAGCAGGATGCCGCGTGGACGTTCGTGCGGTTCTGGCTCGGTGACGGCGCGAAGTTCCTGCTGCCTGCCGGAAAGGTGTCGCCGACGTCGCCAGACACCACCGACCAACTGGTCTCCGGTCTGCTCGGTGCGGAGCCCGAGAAGCGGTACGACGTCGAGGCCTTCAAGTCGGTCTACTTCAGTCCTTCGATCAAGATGGGTGTCCCGAAGGTCTTCGCCGGTGCCGCGGAGATCGCCTCGGCTCAGACCAAGGTGACGCAGCAGTTGCGGCTCGGGCAGATCACTGCTGAGCAGTGGACGTCGACCATGCAGCAGCAGGCCACGGCCGCGATCGGCAAGAGCGGACGATGA
- a CDS encoding carbohydrate ABC transporter permease → MSAPTTARDERLVPSSTEAAVNPARPRRHSWVPLLFLAPNLLGVLIFTLVPLVAGVLVAFTDWDVVSGLPGLRWVGLENFSELLGDAAFGRALGRTGFYIAVSVPATVLLGLALANVLNKPLPGRAALRAIFFLPYVVNPIAVGTVWLIMLNPDSGLVNKVLRVVGLENGPGWLTSSSWALPALMVIQVWAGVGYVAVIYLAAYQDLPVDLYDAAKVDGAGSWRRFQAITWPALFPTTVFLVITSMISTSQGFGLIAFLTQGGPGEATTTASFAMYQNGFLYYRFGYAAAIGMAMFALVLTLTAVSWRVQRGRGMNA, encoded by the coding sequence ATGAGCGCGCCGACCACCGCGAGAGACGAGCGGCTCGTGCCCTCGTCGACCGAGGCGGCGGTGAACCCTGCCCGGCCTCGACGTCACTCCTGGGTACCTCTGCTCTTCCTTGCGCCGAATCTGCTCGGCGTCCTGATCTTCACGCTGGTCCCGCTGGTCGCCGGTGTGCTGGTGGCCTTCACCGACTGGGACGTGGTGTCCGGGCTACCGGGTCTGCGATGGGTGGGTCTGGAGAACTTCTCCGAGCTTCTCGGTGACGCGGCGTTCGGCCGGGCGTTGGGCCGTACAGGCTTCTACATCGCGGTGTCGGTGCCGGCCACTGTCTTGCTCGGGCTTGCGCTGGCGAATGTGCTCAACAAGCCGTTGCCCGGCCGCGCGGCACTGCGCGCGATCTTCTTCCTGCCGTACGTCGTCAACCCGATCGCCGTCGGCACCGTCTGGCTGATCATGCTGAACCCGGACTCGGGGCTGGTGAACAAAGTCCTGCGAGTCGTCGGCCTGGAGAACGGCCCGGGCTGGCTCACCTCGTCGTCGTGGGCGCTGCCCGCGCTCATGGTCATTCAGGTATGGGCTGGTGTCGGCTATGTCGCGGTGATCTACCTCGCGGCATACCAGGATCTGCCGGTCGACCTGTACGACGCGGCGAAGGTCGACGGAGCGGGCTCTTGGCGCCGGTTCCAGGCGATTACGTGGCCGGCGCTGTTCCCGACCACTGTGTTTCTGGTCATCACCAGCATGATCTCGACGTCACAGGGATTCGGACTGATCGCGTTCCTGACGCAGGGCGGTCCGGGTGAAGCGACGACCACGGCATCGTTCGCGATGTATCAGAACGGCTTCCTGTACTACCGGTTCGGCTACGCCGCCGCGATCGGGATGGCGATGTTCGCGCTCGTCCTGACACTGACAGCGGTCTCGTGGCGTGTGCAACGAGGACGGGGGATGAACGCATGA
- a CDS encoding carbohydrate ABC transporter permease — translation MSAQAERIKWKTGIVVWLIALGFLMPFVWMLLSSLKRDIDIFGGGSWWPDPLQWANYRKVWTGQHSLLHYFANSILVAVPRVLGELMTASMAGYAFARLRFRGRDGIFLLYLATSIVPVQLLLVPRFMFFSELGLYDTLLALILPGMFTVLGTFLMRQYFSGLPGELAEAARLDGAGEWRVFWSVYLPLARPVLASLGILGFVWSWNDYEGPLIMLSSDSKYTIPLGLTQFVSENGALSAGLAMAASVCATVPIVIIFLAFQRNFLAALSTTGLK, via the coding sequence ATGAGCGCGCAGGCGGAACGGATCAAGTGGAAGACCGGGATCGTCGTCTGGCTGATCGCGCTGGGCTTCCTGATGCCCTTCGTGTGGATGCTGCTGTCCTCGCTGAAGCGCGACATCGACATCTTCGGCGGCGGCAGTTGGTGGCCGGATCCGCTGCAATGGGCGAACTACCGGAAGGTGTGGACAGGGCAGCATTCCCTGCTGCACTACTTCGCCAACAGCATCCTGGTCGCAGTACCCCGCGTCCTCGGTGAGCTCATGACCGCGTCGATGGCCGGCTACGCGTTCGCCCGGCTGCGGTTCCGTGGCCGGGACGGGATCTTCCTGCTGTACCTCGCAACGTCGATCGTGCCGGTGCAGCTCCTCCTCGTACCGCGCTTCATGTTCTTCTCCGAACTCGGCCTCTACGACACGCTGCTGGCCCTCATCCTGCCTGGCATGTTCACCGTCCTCGGCACGTTCCTGATGCGGCAGTACTTCTCGGGTCTGCCCGGTGAGCTGGCCGAGGCCGCACGGCTCGACGGCGCGGGTGAGTGGCGCGTGTTCTGGAGCGTCTACCTTCCACTGGCACGACCGGTCCTGGCCTCACTGGGAATCCTGGGCTTCGTCTGGTCCTGGAACGACTACGAGGGCCCGCTGATCATGCTGTCGTCGGACAGCAAGTACACGATCCCGCTTGGCCTGACCCAGTTCGTCAGCGAGAACGGCGCCTTGTCGGCCGGGTTGGCAATGGCCGCGTCGGTCTGCGCGACCGTCCCGATCGTGATCATCTTCCTCGCCTTTCAACGCAACTTCCTGGCCGCTCTCAGCACCACCGGCCTCAAGTGA
- a CDS encoding nucleotidyltransferase domain-containing protein has protein sequence MNRPDAVETVRSLIGDRYPQAVQAWLGGSAAAGRLTETSDLDVTVVLPGTTVCREALTYAGWPIELFVHTEESVRRFVQMDAAKRQPSMARLVASSIPVLAGDRGAELRAYCSAVLEEGPAPLTDDEVRLARYVLTDLLDDLDGRGSEPAMDAVVVEVWRRTAELLLASERRWSGSGKWLVREIEALDTAAGSRYATWLHESLQAALNGNPEDLVRLVDEVLDRMGGRLRDGFHLSAGSGEGQVRREDVEPVQVAAQGQI, from the coding sequence ATGAACCGGCCGGATGCAGTCGAGACCGTTCGCTCGTTGATCGGGGACCGGTATCCCCAGGCCGTTCAGGCGTGGCTCGGCGGCTCTGCCGCCGCGGGGCGTCTGACCGAGACATCAGACCTCGATGTCACCGTGGTGCTGCCCGGGACCACGGTCTGTCGGGAGGCGCTGACGTACGCCGGGTGGCCGATCGAACTGTTCGTCCACACCGAGGAATCCGTACGCCGCTTCGTCCAAATGGACGCCGCCAAACGCCAGCCGTCGATGGCTCGGCTCGTCGCGAGCAGTATTCCTGTGCTGGCCGGCGATCGTGGCGCCGAGCTGCGTGCCTACTGCTCGGCAGTCCTCGAGGAAGGTCCCGCGCCGCTAACTGACGACGAGGTGCGGCTGGCGCGCTATGTCCTGACCGATCTTCTCGATGATCTCGACGGACGTGGGTCGGAGCCGGCGATGGACGCTGTCGTCGTCGAGGTGTGGCGCCGCACAGCAGAGTTGCTGCTGGCGTCGGAGCGGCGCTGGAGCGGATCCGGCAAATGGCTGGTCCGCGAGATCGAGGCGCTCGACACCGCCGCGGGCAGTCGCTACGCGACATGGCTCCACGAGTCGCTCCAGGCCGCCCTCAACGGGAACCCGGAGGACCTCGTCAGGCTCGTCGACGAGGTCCTCGACCGCATGGGTGGACGGTTACGGGACGGGTTCCACCTCTCCGCCGGATCAGGTGAGGGTCAGGTACGTCGCGAGGACGTTGAGCCGGTGCAGGTCGCGGCACAGGGTCAGATATGA
- a CDS encoding alpha-galactosidase, which yields MADSVHLRAAGCSLVILVEPDRLPRIRHWGADLGSLSAADLQGLNLLSDPQSALPGELPAAEVAVVAEAWTGWFGRAGLKGSREGRSWSPRFSTTGVTVDGRPVSGHVESGPGVLWCEAVDADADLALEVEFELLAAGLVRVRVRLINQGPVFELDELSINLPVPSQATEILDFGGRWGMERQAQRHAFTVGTHLRESRRGRTGLDAATVLHAMGPGATFGAGEVWGVHVGWSGNHRHFAEHDSTGVRLLGGGELLLPGEVRLARGEGYETPWLYASYGVGLDAVAHRFHRFLRDRPDHVSAERPVTLNVWEAVYFDHDLHRLTALVDRAAAVGVERFVLDDGWFGARRDARAGLGDWTVSPDAWPDGLHPLVNAVRGHGMQFGLWFEPEMVNLDSDLARAHPDWIMAARSELPLEQRNQHVLNLSIPECYAAIRDQLVAAISEYDVDYVKWDHNRDHIEAGLQLDGGVPAEHEQTLAVYHLLDELKNRFPRLEIESCAAGGGRIDLGILERTDRVWVSDCIDPLERQRLLRWTGQLVPPELMGSHIGSAQSHTTQRTHGLAFRAMTALFGHYGIEWDLTAATDDELRELSEWIGIYKQHRGLINSGTVVRGPDPADNLWLHGVVAEDRSQAIYCVAAMSWGVASTPPRARLRGLDPTRRYQVRPIVAGQAPHRFQPTRWWNDSQSTTTGAVLEHVGVQLPNLLPEHAILLQARTLDAPRSSSAE from the coding sequence ATGGCCGACTCCGTCCATCTTCGGGCCGCGGGCTGCTCACTGGTGATCCTCGTCGAGCCGGATCGGCTGCCCCGGATTCGCCACTGGGGAGCCGACCTCGGCTCGCTGTCCGCAGCTGACCTCCAGGGCTTGAACCTCCTCAGCGACCCGCAGAGCGCCCTGCCGGGGGAGTTGCCGGCGGCTGAGGTCGCGGTGGTGGCCGAGGCGTGGACAGGCTGGTTCGGCCGCGCCGGTCTCAAGGGCTCGCGTGAGGGCCGGTCGTGGTCTCCGCGGTTCAGCACGACCGGGGTCACAGTGGACGGTCGGCCGGTGAGCGGACATGTGGAGAGCGGTCCCGGTGTGCTGTGGTGTGAGGCCGTCGACGCGGACGCGGACCTGGCTCTTGAAGTGGAGTTCGAACTCTTGGCGGCCGGGCTGGTACGCGTGCGCGTCAGGCTGATCAACCAGGGACCGGTCTTCGAACTCGACGAGCTGTCCATCAACCTCCCGGTACCCAGCCAAGCGACCGAGATCCTGGACTTCGGCGGCCGCTGGGGGATGGAACGCCAAGCGCAGCGGCATGCATTCACCGTGGGCACGCATCTTCGGGAAAGCCGGCGCGGGCGCACCGGCCTGGACGCCGCGACAGTTCTGCATGCGATGGGGCCCGGCGCGACGTTCGGGGCGGGTGAGGTGTGGGGTGTTCATGTCGGATGGAGCGGCAATCACCGGCACTTCGCCGAGCACGACAGCACCGGCGTCCGGCTGCTCGGTGGCGGCGAACTGCTGCTGCCTGGCGAAGTGCGGCTGGCCCGGGGTGAAGGCTACGAGACTCCCTGGCTCTACGCGTCGTACGGCGTGGGCCTCGACGCGGTCGCCCACCGGTTCCACCGCTTCCTTCGTGACCGACCTGACCACGTGTCCGCCGAACGGCCGGTGACGCTGAACGTCTGGGAAGCGGTGTACTTCGACCACGACCTGCATCGTCTGACCGCGTTGGTGGACCGGGCAGCGGCGGTGGGAGTCGAACGCTTCGTCCTGGACGACGGCTGGTTCGGTGCGCGCCGCGATGCCCGGGCGGGCCTGGGGGACTGGACGGTCTCGCCGGACGCCTGGCCCGACGGGCTGCATCCATTGGTGAACGCCGTCCGCGGCCACGGAATGCAATTCGGCTTGTGGTTCGAACCCGAGATGGTCAACCTCGACTCCGACCTCGCCCGCGCCCACCCCGACTGGATCATGGCCGCACGCTCCGAGCTGCCGCTCGAGCAGCGCAACCAGCACGTGCTCAACCTCTCGATCCCGGAGTGCTACGCGGCGATCCGCGACCAGCTCGTGGCAGCGATCTCGGAGTACGACGTCGACTACGTCAAATGGGACCACAACCGCGACCACATCGAAGCAGGCCTGCAACTGGATGGCGGCGTACCTGCCGAACACGAACAGACGCTCGCGGTGTACCACCTGCTCGACGAACTGAAGAACCGCTTTCCCCGCCTGGAGATCGAGTCCTGCGCGGCCGGCGGAGGCCGCATCGACCTCGGCATCCTCGAACGCACCGACCGCGTCTGGGTCTCCGACTGCATCGACCCCCTCGAACGGCAACGCCTGCTGCGATGGACCGGGCAACTGGTACCGCCGGAACTGATGGGGTCCCACATCGGGTCCGCACAGTCACACACCACCCAGCGCACCCACGGCCTCGCCTTCCGGGCGATGACCGCCCTGTTCGGCCACTACGGCATCGAGTGGGACCTGACGGCCGCCACCGACGACGAGCTCCGCGAACTGTCCGAATGGATCGGCATCTACAAGCAGCACCGCGGACTGATCAACAGCGGCACCGTTGTGCGCGGCCCCGATCCGGCAGACAACCTCTGGCTGCACGGCGTCGTCGCTGAGGATCGCTCCCAGGCGATCTATTGCGTCGCCGCGATGTCCTGGGGTGTCGCATCGACACCGCCCCGGGCCAGGCTACGCGGCCTGGACCCCACCCGCCGCTACCAGGTCAGGCCAATCGTCGCAGGTCAAGCACCGCACAGGTTCCAACCGACCCGCTGGTGGAACGACAGCCAGTCGACAACCACCGGCGCCGTCCTGGAGCACGTCGGCGTACAACTCCCCAACCTGTTGCCAGAGCACGCAATACTGCTGCAGGCTCGCACCCTCGACGCACCACGCTCGTCCTCGGCCGAGTAG
- a CDS encoding M24 family metallopeptidase, with the protein MIKSEAERDRRWAMARDLMADEALDALLVYGEHEGVPAAPFAHDNYFTNDRPGTIVMFCRDEDPIQLVWSPMHVEDHIEATKRGDELWIEPARIRVGKDATHVAAGMAAGYSRGAQPHILINTGPSVVSWGDAPWAHRPQQPQVIADGDVVLAEVLNAVARRETQSQVAIAVGDVHPDLEAAAQVARACYEAGLAQLVPDNTFGDVAEAMITTLKDAGGWNVHPMVHSLNPYGPVCGFGWGLKTYAPAKAYGELGEVPTVGAGLPLEPGMTFAFEPNCVLNGHLVNLGGTVVVGNDKPIELNTSTAHLLRR; encoded by the coding sequence ATGATCAAGAGCGAAGCCGAACGCGATCGGCGGTGGGCGATGGCGCGTGACCTGATGGCCGACGAGGCCCTCGACGCGCTGCTGGTGTACGGCGAACACGAGGGTGTGCCGGCCGCACCGTTTGCCCACGACAACTACTTCACCAACGATCGTCCGGGCACCATCGTCATGTTCTGCCGCGACGAGGACCCGATCCAGCTCGTCTGGTCGCCGATGCATGTGGAGGACCACATCGAGGCCACCAAGCGCGGCGACGAACTGTGGATCGAGCCGGCCCGCATCCGGGTCGGCAAGGACGCCACCCACGTCGCCGCCGGTATGGCGGCCGGCTACTCCCGCGGCGCGCAGCCCCACATCCTCATCAACACCGGGCCTTCCGTCGTCTCGTGGGGCGACGCACCGTGGGCCCATCGCCCGCAGCAGCCACAGGTGATCGCCGACGGCGACGTCGTCCTGGCCGAAGTTCTCAACGCGGTCGCGCGCCGCGAGACCCAGAGCCAGGTCGCGATCGCCGTCGGCGACGTACATCCCGACCTCGAAGCGGCAGCGCAGGTCGCCCGCGCCTGCTACGAGGCCGGACTGGCGCAACTCGTCCCCGACAACACGTTCGGCGACGTCGCCGAAGCGATGATCACCACCCTCAAGGACGCGGGCGGCTGGAACGTGCACCCGATGGTCCACAGCCTCAACCCGTACGGCCCGGTGTGCGGCTTCGGCTGGGGCCTGAAGACCTACGCACCCGCGAAGGCGTACGGCGAACTCGGCGAGGTACCCACCGTCGGCGCCGGCCTACCACTCGAACCCGGCATGACCTTCGCCTTCGAACCCAACTGCGTCCTCAACGGCCACCTGGTCAACCTCGGCGGCACGGTCGTGGTCGGCAACGACAAACCGATCGAACTGAACACCTCCACAGCCCACCTACTGCGCCGCTGA
- a CDS encoding TolB family protein: MKLIPSIHVHKPIRTALAVIVVTAASAGAVGGPAAASGNPHPGTISLVSVGLSGIGGNEGSGVDGASGTSAQGRYVVFTSAATDLVANDTNGQRDIFVRDVVTGRTTLVSVGPGGVQGNGESRQASISADGRFVAFDSFASNLVPGDSNDSPDVFRRDLRTGRTALVSVGLDSPADLGAVFPDISADGNHVAFESSSSNLVPGDTNATQDIFVRNLRAGRTERVSLTSAGLQSDLPSLEPAISGNGRIVAFTALGGPAAIQVRDRDKNTTRTVSDGIPANPPSVIVEAGIPDVSSDGRFVVFTLTSGPGIEPTSNVWLRDLRTNRAQLISADYQGNPSTAIGGASGTISADGRYVTFWTQARTSSTDQGTLGDVYRLDRKTGSLVWVTHRQNQTDPFGGRMGSTAPAISDDGQHIAFDSDDKNLAGDVGPSGFEKYLWNATRPR, encoded by the coding sequence ATGAAGCTGATTCCCAGCATCCACGTTCACAAGCCGATCCGAACCGCGCTTGCGGTGATCGTCGTCACCGCGGCGTCGGCGGGAGCGGTCGGTGGTCCGGCGGCAGCCAGTGGTAATCCGCATCCGGGCACGATCAGTCTGGTCTCGGTCGGGCTGAGCGGAATCGGTGGCAACGAGGGCTCGGGAGTCGACGGGGCCTCGGGAACATCGGCACAGGGGCGATACGTCGTCTTCACCTCGGCGGCGACCGATCTCGTCGCGAACGACACCAACGGCCAGCGCGACATCTTCGTCCGGGACGTGGTGACCGGCCGTACGACCCTGGTTTCGGTCGGTCCGGGCGGGGTGCAGGGCAACGGCGAGAGCCGGCAGGCATCGATCTCGGCCGACGGACGTTTCGTCGCCTTCGACTCGTTCGCCTCGAACCTGGTCCCCGGTGACAGCAACGACAGCCCCGACGTCTTCCGGCGCGACCTGCGGACCGGACGTACGGCGCTGGTCTCGGTAGGCCTGGACAGTCCCGCGGACCTGGGCGCGGTCTTCCCCGACATCTCCGCCGACGGGAACCATGTCGCCTTCGAGTCCAGCTCGTCGAATCTCGTGCCCGGCGACACCAACGCCACCCAGGACATCTTCGTCCGCAATCTCCGCGCCGGCCGCACCGAACGGGTGTCACTGACGTCCGCGGGACTCCAGTCCGACCTGCCCTCCCTCGAGCCCGCCATCTCCGGGAACGGACGCATCGTGGCCTTCACCGCCCTCGGCGGCCCTGCGGCCATCCAGGTCCGCGACCGCGACAAGAACACGACGCGCACGGTCTCGGACGGCATACCCGCCAACCCGCCGTCCGTCATCGTCGAGGCCGGCATACCCGACGTCTCCAGCGACGGCCGGTTCGTGGTGTTCACCCTCACCAGTGGGCCGGGTATCGAGCCGACCAGCAACGTCTGGCTCCGCGACCTCCGCACCAACCGAGCGCAACTGATCTCGGCCGACTACCAGGGCAACCCCTCGACGGCCATCGGCGGTGCCAGTGGCACCATCTCGGCCGACGGCAGGTACGTGACGTTCTGGACGCAGGCCCGTACCTCCAGCACGGATCAGGGCACCCTCGGCGACGTGTACCGGCTCGACCGCAAGACCGGCTCCCTCGTCTGGGTCACGCATCGCCAGAACCAGACCGACCCCTTTGGCGGCCGCATGGGCAGCACCGCCCCTGCGATCTCCGACGACGGACAACACATAGCGTTCGACTCCGACGACAAGAACCTGGCCGGCGACGTCGGCCCCTCCGGCTTCGAGAAGTACCTCTGGAACGCCACCCGCCCCAGGTGA
- a CDS encoding IclR family transcriptional regulator, with protein MQTSKSGAKGQMQSLLRGLEMLRIIVDADRPMSATEVANALELHQSTASRILATLASEGYVRKASYHSYSPDYGVLSLALGAQPHFSVMERPRQVMQEAADQVPGLTFSICMMWRQELIYFLKSIAAQQPVMFEGHGYPMHISAPAMRLIADLPDDEALALLEHSRERFGWDRPHPHVPDSPRGVIDLARKNVTFDCLIDEGYTEVENYVAAAIPLRPYEGHPAALAVHGPRDVAENDKLRLLLHETRREVEAAIDAGN; from the coding sequence GTGCAGACCTCTAAGAGTGGTGCCAAGGGGCAGATGCAGTCGTTGCTGCGTGGGCTCGAGATGTTGCGGATCATCGTGGACGCGGACCGGCCGATGTCCGCGACCGAGGTGGCTAACGCTCTGGAGCTGCATCAGAGCACAGCGTCGCGGATCCTCGCGACGCTGGCCAGCGAAGGGTATGTGCGGAAGGCGAGCTACCACAGCTACAGCCCGGATTACGGCGTTCTGTCACTCGCGCTCGGTGCTCAGCCGCATTTCAGCGTCATGGAGCGGCCTCGCCAGGTGATGCAGGAGGCGGCCGATCAGGTGCCGGGGCTCACGTTCTCGATCTGCATGATGTGGCGGCAGGAGCTGATCTACTTCCTGAAGTCCATCGCGGCCCAGCAGCCGGTGATGTTCGAGGGCCATGGATATCCGATGCACATTTCCGCGCCGGCGATGCGCCTGATCGCCGACCTGCCCGACGACGAGGCGCTCGCTTTGCTGGAGCATTCGCGAGAGCGCTTCGGTTGGGACAGGCCGCATCCGCACGTGCCTGACAGCCCACGTGGGGTGATCGACCTCGCCCGGAAGAACGTGACCTTCGACTGCCTGATCGACGAGGGATACACCGAAGTCGAGAACTATGTCGCGGCGGCGATCCCGCTGCGCCCGTACGAAGGACATCCGGCGGCGCTCGCCGTCCATGGTCCCCGGGACGTCGCCGAGAACGACAAGCTCCGCCTGCTGCTGCATGAGACCCGCCGCGAGGTCGAAGCCGCGATCGACGCGGGCAACTAG
- a CDS encoding amidase: MDWNFQTAEELAAALRAGDVTSVELTDEAITRIEREDKAINAICVPDFDRARAAARDADQARARGEDRPLLGIPVTVKESYDIAGLPTTWGMPQHRDYVPAEDAVQVSRLKAAGAVLLGKTNVPLGLQDLQSFNEIYGATNNPWDHARTSGGSSGGSAAALAAGFGALSIGSDIGGSLRTPAHFCGVYAHKPTLGLLANRGMVPPDAPALPVDLDLAVVGPMARTARDLTLLLDVMAGPDPLTLGLAYDVTLPPARHERLGDFRVLVLDEHPLLPTGSAVRAGVNRVAEALVDGGAHVVRQTPLLPDLAEAAMLYTQLLFSGSVARFPVEAYEQLRTSAAGLSADDQSLGAARLRGMVFSHRDWIAANDRRELHRHGWRQFFAEFDAVVCPITPTPAFPHDHNADLLGRRIDIDGVEYPFFDQLVWAGLATMPGLPATAVPTGLSPDGLPVGVQLIGPMYEDRTPLRLAELLEQHLGGFQPPK, from the coding sequence ATGGATTGGAACTTTCAGACGGCCGAAGAACTTGCGGCCGCATTGCGCGCCGGTGACGTGACCTCGGTGGAGCTGACCGACGAGGCGATCACCCGTATCGAGCGCGAAGACAAGGCGATCAACGCGATCTGCGTACCGGACTTCGATCGGGCGCGGGCCGCCGCGCGCGATGCCGACCAGGCGCGTGCCCGCGGCGAGGATCGGCCGCTGCTCGGTATTCCGGTGACGGTCAAGGAGTCGTACGACATCGCCGGGCTGCCCACGACCTGGGGCATGCCGCAGCACCGGGACTATGTGCCGGCCGAGGATGCGGTACAGGTGTCGCGGCTCAAGGCAGCCGGCGCGGTGCTGCTCGGTAAGACCAATGTGCCTTTGGGGCTGCAAGATCTGCAGAGCTTCAACGAGATCTATGGCGCGACCAACAACCCGTGGGATCACGCTCGCACCTCGGGCGGTTCCTCCGGCGGATCGGCGGCGGCTCTGGCGGCCGGATTCGGCGCGTTGTCCATCGGCTCCGATATCGGCGGCTCGCTGCGCACGCCCGCGCATTTCTGCGGTGTCTACGCGCACAAGCCGACACTCGGACTGCTGGCGAACCGCGGCATGGTCCCGCCGGACGCGCCGGCGCTGCCGGTCGACCTCGACCTCGCCGTCGTCGGCCCGATGGCGCGCACCGCCCGCGACCTCACGCTCCTGCTCGACGTCATGGCCGGGCCGGACCCGCTGACGCTCGGCCTGGCGTACGACGTGACGCTGCCGCCCGCACGCCACGAGCGGCTCGGCGACTTCCGGGTCCTGGTTCTCGACGAGCATCCGCTCCTCCCGACCGGGTCCGCTGTGCGGGCCGGCGTGAACCGGGTGGCCGAGGCACTTGTCGACGGCGGTGCGCACGTCGTACGGCAGACTCCGCTGCTGCCCGACCTGGCCGAAGCCGCGATGCTCTATACGCAGTTGCTGTTCTCAGGCTCCGTTGCGCGTTTCCCCGTCGAAGCGTACGAGCAGCTGCGGACGAGCGCCGCCGGGCTGAGCGCGGACGATCAGAGTCTCGGCGCGGCGCGGCTGCGCGGGATGGTGTTCAGCCACCGCGACTGGATCGCGGCGAACGACCGTCGCGAGCTCCACCGTCACGGCTGGCGGCAGTTCTTCGCCGAGTTCGACGCCGTGGTGTGCCCGATCACGCCGACTCCCGCGTTCCCGCACGACCACAACGCCGATCTGTTGGGACGCCGGATCGACATCGACGGCGTCGAGTACCCGTTCTTCGACCAGCTGGTCTGGGCCGGCCTGGCCACCATGCCCGGCCTGCCCGCCACCGCCGTACCGACAGGCCTGTCTCCCGACGGCCTGCCGGTAGGGGTGCAACTCATCGGCCCGATGTACGAGGACCGCACCCCGCTACGACTGGCCGAACTACTCGAGCAGCACCTCGGCGGTTTCCAACCACCGAAGTAG